In Dromaius novaehollandiae isolate bDroNov1 chromosome 2, bDroNov1.hap1, whole genome shotgun sequence, one DNA window encodes the following:
- the TYMS gene encoding thymidylate synthase, protein MPAEGELPGAAAASAELGEPQYLRQVRHILQHGHRKEDRTGTGTISVFGMQARYCLRDQFPLLTTKRVFWKGVLEELLWFIKGSTNAKELSAKGVKIWDANGSREFLDKQGFCNREEGDLGPVYGFQWRHFGAEYKDMHTDYSNQGVDQLQKVIEMIRNNPDDRRIIMCAWNPKDISLMALPPCHALCQFYVLNGELSCQLYQRSGDMGLGVPFNIASYSLLTYMIAHVTGLKPGEFIHTLGDAHIYLNHVEPLKVQLQREPRPFPKLRILRKIEDISDFKAEDFQIEDYNPHPPIKMQMAV, encoded by the exons ATGCCGGCCGAGGGGGagctgccgggcgccgccgccgccagcgcggaGCTCGGCGAGCCGCAGTACCTGCGGCAGGTCCGGCACATCCTGCAGCACGGGCACCGGAAGGAGGAtcgcaccggcaccggcaccatCTCCGTCTTCGGCATGCAGGCGCGCTACTGCCTCAGAG ATCAGTTTCCACTGCTGACAACAAAGAGAGTGTTCTGGAAGGGagtgctggaggagctgctgtggttTATCAAG GGTTCTACAAATGCCAAAGAACTCTCTGCAAAGGGTGTGAAGATTTGGGATGCCAATGGGTCACGTGAGTTCCTGGACAAGCAGGGTTTCTGCAACAGAGAAGAGGGGGATTTGGGACCTGTTTATGGTTTCCAGTGGAGGCACTTTGGGGCAGAATACAAAGATATGCATACAG ATTACTCCAACCAAGGAGTTGATCAGTTACAAAAAGTGATTGAAATGATCCGAAACAATCCAGATGACAGAAGAATCATTATGTGTGCTTGGAATCCAAAAG ATATTTCTCTGATGGCTTTGCCTCCTTGCCATGCTCTTTGTCAGTTCTATGTTCTAAATGGTGAATTGTCCTGCCAACTCTATCAGAGGTCTGGAGATATGGGACTGGGAGTGCCCTTCAATATTGCCAGCTATTCTCTGCTCACGTACATGATAGCCCATGTCACAGGGCTGAAG cctggagagtTCATACACACATTAGGAGATGCTCACATATATCTGAATCATGTGGAACCTCTGAAAGTGCAA cttcagagGGAACCGAGACCTTTCCCCAAACTCAGAATTCTTCGTAAAATTGAAGACATCAGTGACTTTAAGGCAGAAGACTTTCAGATTGAAGATTATAATCCCCATCCACCTATTAAAATGCAGATGGCTGTTTAA
- the CLUL1 gene encoding clusterin-like protein 1, producing MKSCWLFLIHMLWLSGHQCAPTKQEEMNIRENLKILSEVGEKYVDEEVKKALTGIKQMKIMMERNEDKHVDLMKTLKKSSEEKKEALRLMDEVKERLEEEEKQCQISLKNVWDECKSCLESTCMRFYTTCRQGLSTFKRKVEDFLRKIPTFIFTFHEDKGKDIQSNEKPEKEDTQLVKMEDLFSQLLSDVGSIFDRSFAFFKQMQKEFDQSFQTYFMSDLDLNESASMPAFPEDTNRNVGLQKAWGIPGFLQIVFDFSKTVFEGVSEVITEVFDGYTDNRRDLPEQAKGKYSDRSGMFSKIVSGRQRTLCKEFRENSSGCLQFHERCQKCQDNLLHDCPNVPELHIKFDEAFKLVNLSGEQYEQILHMVQRHTEDTSYLLNKMKERFGWVSELSNMTIGPENIFNIVKVVPGDLSGTNETVVDVNILTSPTFTIKVPPNLDPKSAEFIEYIAGKALQLYKQNF from the exons ATGAAGTCCTGTTGGTTATTTCTAATACACATGCTATGGCTGAGTGGTCATCAGTGTGCACCGACAAAGCAGGAGGAAATGAATATCCGGGAAAACCTGAAGA TACTATCTGAAGTTGGAGAGAAATATGTAGACGAAGAGGTAAAGAAAGCTTTGACTGGTATTAAGCAGATGAAAATTATGATGGAAAGAAATGAAGATAAACATGTAGATCTGATGAAAACCTTGAAGAagagcagtgaagaaaaaaag gaAGCTCTGCGACTTATGGATGAAGTAAAGGAAAgattagaagaagaagaaaaacaatgtcaAATATCCTTGAAAAATGTATGGGATGAATgtaaatcctgtttagaaagtACCTGCATGAGATTTTATACAACTTGCAGACAAGGTTTATcaacatttaaaagaaag GTTGAAGATTTTTTGAGGAAAATACCTACATTCATATTTACATTTCATGAGGATAAAGGAAAAGATATACAGTCTAATGAAAAGCCTGAGAAAGAGGATACTCAGCTAGTAAAAATGGAAGATTTATTTAGCCAGTTATTATCGGACGTGGGCTCCATATTTGacagaagttttgcttttttcaagcagatgcaaAAAGAATTTGACCAGTCTTTCCAAACATATTTCATGTCTGATCTGGATTTGAATGAGTCCGCCAGCATGCCTGCTTTCCCTGAGGATACTAATAGAAATGTTGGCCTACAGAAAGCCTGGGGTATACCTGGCTTCTTACAGATAGTTTTTGATTTCAGTAAGACAGTATTCGAAGGTGTCAGTGAGGTGATTACTGAAGTGTTCGATGGATACACAGATAACAGAAGAGATTTGCCAGAACAAGCCAAAGGCAAGT ATTCTGACAGAAGTGGCATGTTCTCAAAAATTGTATCTGGGCGTCAAAGAACTTTGTGCAAAGAGTTTCGTGAGAATTCATCAGGATGCCTACAGTTCCATGAGAGATGTCAGAAATGTCAAGATAATCTTCTGCATG ATTGCCCAAACGTTCCTGAACTGCACATAAAGTTTGATGAAGCCTTTAAGCTGGTTAATCTCTCGGGTGAGCAGTATGAGCAGATTCTCCACATGGTTCAGCGTCATACAGAAGACACTTCCTACTTgctgaacaaaatgaaagaaagatttgGGTGGGTGTCTGAATTATCCAATATGACCATCGGACCCGAAAACATTTTCAATATAGTTAAG GTGGTACCTGGGGATCTCTCTGGTACAAACGAAACAGTGGTAGACGTCAATATTCTGACTTCGCCTACTTTTACCATTAAAGTTCCTCCCAATTTAGACCCAAAGAGTGCTGAATTTATTGAATACATAGCTGGGAAAGCATTGCAACTttataaacagaatttttaa
- the ENOSF1 gene encoding LOW QUALITY PROTEIN: mitochondrial enolase superfamily member 1 (The sequence of the model RefSeq protein was modified relative to this genomic sequence to represent the inferred CDS: inserted 1 base in 1 codon; substituted 1 base at 1 genomic stop codon), whose amino-acid sequence MLKHGYPAYTTSCAGLCYSDQLLKQVXFYLWSCTEALKEGWTRFKVKVGADLQDDIHRCRFIQKMIGPDKPQMLDANQQGEIKKAVELVTELPQFKPLWIEEPTSPDDILGHAIIAKALALLGISVATAEHCQNRVIFKQLLQAKSLTYLQIDSCRPASVNENLCIALFSIPVCPHAGGIGXCELVHHLKIFDYISVSGSRESRMCEFVDHLHKHFKYPTVIKNASYMPPQGTGYSTEMKKHSARNYQFPEGEVWQKHLSIQKAQQH is encoded by the exons GTGTAATTTTACTTGTGGTCATGCACAGAGGCTTTGAAAGAGGGCTGGACAAG GTTCAAAGTAAAGGTGGGTGCAGATCTGCAGGATGATATTCATAGATGCAGATTTATACAAAAAATGATTGGCCCTGACAAA ccCCAGATGCTGGATGCAAACCAGCAAGGGGAAATAAAGAAAGCAGTAGAGTTGGTCACTGAACTACCTCAATTTAAACCCTTATGGATTGAGGAGCCAACTTCTCCAGATGATATTTTGGGACATGCAATCATTGCAAAG GCCTTAGCACTGCTAGGAATTAGTGTGGCAACAGCAGAACAT TGCCAAAACAGAGTGATATTTAAACAGCTCCTACAAGCTAAGTCCCTGACTTATCTCCAAATTGACAGCTGCAGACCAGCAAGCGTGAATGAAAACTTGT GCATTGCTCTGTTTTCAATTCCTGTTTGCCCTCATGCTGGGGGAATTG CTTGTGAATTAGTCCACCACTTGAAAATATTTGATTATATCTCAGTATCTGGCAGTCGTGAAAGCAG gatgtGTGAATTTGTAGATCACCTTCATAAACACTTCAAATATCCTACCGTAATCAAGAATGCTTCCTACATGCCGCCTCAG GGTACTGGCTattccactgaaatgaaaaaacattCTGCAAGAAACTATCAGTTTCCAGAGGGAGAAGTCTGGCAGAAGCACCTTTCAATCCAAAAGGCACAGCAGCATTGA